The DNA segment GACTTTTGCTGTAATACCTGGTGCCAATGATTCAAATGGAGGTCTTATTAGAATGAGAATTTTAGTAGACAACAAAGAAGTGTTTAATAGCGGACCTATCAGAAGTCAAAAGCAGAAGCCGGAGTTATTACAAATCGATGTTCAAGGCAAGAAAGAAATTACGTTAATTGTAGATGAAGAAGATGGTGACAAAGGTGGAGACCATGCAAGTTGGGCAGGCGCGTATTTCATGATCGATGGCGATACAAAATAAGTAAGTAATTCTTTACTTTAGATATTATAGAAAGCCTACATCTAGAGTAGGCTTTTTTTATAAAAACACCCTCAACTGGGCTAAAAACATGATACATTAATTATCAGCAAAGCTTTGAAATATTTAAACCTATCAAGTTTTAGTATTCAATATACCTTTACCTAACACACAATACGTACAATCGAAAATTACTTGAAATGAAAGAACTGATAATAAAATATTTGACTACTCTTTTATTGATTTGTGGACTATTCCTACAATCAAATGCTCAAAAATCTGCCTCAGATGTTTGGAAAGACTACGATCCCAGAGCGGAAGATCTCAATATAGAGGTGATCAAAAAATGGGAGAACAATTACGGTACTATTGAATATGTTCGATACAGTGTTGGAAAATTAGAAGGGACGAACCGTTCAGCTAATCCAATTATGGCGGCTTATTTTGGTTATCCTAAGGATGCTAAAAATGTACCGGGCATTGTTCATATTCATGGAGGTGGACAAAAAGCAGAGAAATCTAGAGTAGAAACTTGGATGAAAATGGGTTATGCTTGCATCAGTATTAACTGGGGAGAAAAGCCATTTGAAAACGGTTTGCCAAATACAGAATGGGACGGTTTGGCTGTGGGTTTCTTAGGAAAAGCAGAAGGTCTTGGTTTTGAAAATAAAGTAAAGCCAAGAGAACATACTTTGTATAAAGAGGAAAACCCATTTAATAGTAGTTGGGTGCCGATCTCAATTTCAGCAAGAAGAGCGATTACATTCTTAGAAGAAAGAGAGGAGGTAGATCCGAATAGAATTGGTGTAGAAGGCCATTCCATGGGTGGTTTTGCTACTGTAATGACCGCTAATGATGATAGAATTAAAGCAGCAGCTCCGTCAGTTGGTGGTTCTGGATATTTAATGAATGATATGTGGGGTTTGCCAAAGAGTAGACGACATATGAGAGAAGACGATGGGTTAGATTTATACCAAAAAACAATTGCTTCACATGCCTATTGGCCTTTGATTAAAACACCGATTTTGTTTTTGGGAGCGACGAATGATTTCAACTCTCCAACGGAGAATATCATTAAATCAATGTCTCTTTTACCAGAGGGTACGGAGAATATGTTGGTACTTACACCTCATTTAAATCACAGGTTTACGGAAGAGACCAATGCTGCCCGTTTCCTTTGGATGGATGCACATGTAAAGGGTGATTTCAAATTCCCGAAAACATCATCTTCAGAATTAAAATTAAAGACGAAGAAAGGTATCCCTGTGTTTACAGTAGAGGTAGATAAATCAACAGATTTACCAATAGAAAAAGTAGAGATTTTTTATGGATACAGCAGAGACCCTAGAAACCGTTTCTTCCATACTGCAGTTAACGTCACTGAAAAGAAAGGGAAGTATTCGGCAGAGTGTCCTGTATTTGATGTAGACGAACCATTATTTGCTTTTGCGAATATCACTTATAAAATAGAACGCACTATTCCTTCTTATCCAGGAAAAGAGGAAACGAACTTTTTTACGATTAGTTCGGAATATCAAATAGCCTACCCAGAAGATATCAAAGCAGCCAAAGTAAAAGCAACGGAAAGAAGACACGCAGTGATCGATGATTTCTCTGATGATATGCAAGATTGGTATACGTTATTCAGGCATAATTATCGCCATTGGTTGTTTGGTACTCGTAAGTTAATGGATCCTTGTTTTATGGGACCTGAAGGCGGGAAATTGCAAATTCAATTGGAGACAACTGAGGCAAATAATAAGGTAGCAATTGGTATTGAAACCAACACTTGGCAAAATTACACAGGTAGAAGAAAAGAGAATTTTTATGCAGTAGTGAACTTGCCTGAGAAAGGGTTAAATACAATTACTTTAACAGCTGAAGATTTCAGAACAAACGGTAAGAAGCCATTGAAAGATTGGGATGAAATCACAGAATTAACCATATTCCCTGCTTCAAATATTAATAACTCTATGAAGGTAGAGCAGAAGTGGGAAGGAGACACTCCAACAATGAAATCTATGAAATGGATAGGTGGAGATTATTCAAAATGGAGAAGAATCTATCCTCATGAAAAACGAGGAGATGCATCTGTTCAAAAGACAATTAGCTTTGACAATGAATTCCAAGATGCTATTGATAAATCGGTCTCTAATGAAGATTTAGATCAAGAACTGAAATAATAAATAGAACAAATAGGCTAAGTATATTTTATATATTTAGCCTATTATCATCAACTATCTGAACTCCAACAATGAAACTTTTCATATACAATTTATTCCTTTTATCGGTTCTGATTAGCAATGCTTTTGCACAGAAATCAGAGAAACCTAATGTATTATTAATCTATTGTGATGACTTGGGGCCAGGCGTTTTAGGAAGTTATGGTCAGAAGCTTATCGCAACACCTAACATTGATAAGTTAGCCAAAGACGGTATGCTTTTTACAAGTGCTTACGGAGCAAATGTTTGTTCTCCAGCGAGAGCTTCAATGTTGACGGGTTTACACAATGGTCATGCTCCAAGACATACTCCAGGAGGTTTACAAAATGAGTTGTCAATTGGAGTAATAGATCAGGCAACTTTTGATAAAAAGGTAACGATCAAAAGCAATCAAGGACATTATTATATAGGGCAGATGGCTCAAAGTGCTGGGTATAATACGGCTTATATTGGTAAGTTGGGTTTTGGGTATTCAGATACTAAAGAAATGATTGATAGCTATGGTTTCGACTATCATGTGGGTTTGTATGATGCAGTGATGTGCTGGAGTTTTTACCCTCCTTATTACAGATTAAATGGGGAAACAATTCCATTGCCTAACAATCCGAAGTTAACCAAAAGAGAACCTAATTGTCCATTGGTTGGAGGAGAAAATATGACGTATGTAGAAGATGTTTGGGTAGATCATGCTTTGAAATATATGGAAGAGAAGAAAGACGAACCTTTCTTTATGATCTATGCGACGCAATTACCACATGGTCCAGCTTCTATTGCCCCAAAAGATTTTAAATATAAAGGTCATGAAGGATGGACCAAAAAAGAACAGGTATTTGCTTCGATGATTTATAAACTAGATCAGTCGGTGGGGAAGTTATTAGATAAGCTAGATGAACTAAACCTTTCGGACAATACCGTAGTGATTTTTACAGGAGATAACGGTCATGAACCTCAATCTTATGTAAACATGAATCCAAATGCAAAGGATCCTGATATCGTTTATGATTACAGCTCAAATACTTTTGATCAAAGCAAAGTGAAAAAGGAAAAGAAAAAGGAGTATTGGAATGGTCATCATCAAGGAGAAGATATTTTTGAGGGGACTTTAGGAAGAAGAGGAATCAAAAGACATAACCATGAAGGAGGGATTACCATTCCTTACATCGCAAAATGGCCCAAACATATTAAAGCAGGTAAGAAAAGTGATTTTATCATCACTGATTATGATATTATGCCTACTGTAGCTGATTTGATGGGCGTAAATCTTGAGGTGACTGATGGCATTTCGTATCTTCCTACATTACTTGGAAAAGGCAAGCAGAAATCACATGATTTTATATTTTTCAAATGTACAACGGGTGTGTCTCAAGATGTGATTATTAAGGACGGTTGGAAGCTAATCAATGAAAGAGATATAGAAAAAAGTGACTTCGAAACACAAGAGAAAGTATATAAATGGGCACTTTATCATCTAGATAAGGATCCTTACGAAAAGAAAGATTTAGCGGCTAAATATCCTGAAAAAGTAAAGGAATTGAAAGCGTTGATTCGACAACAAAACCAACCACTTTCAAGGGCGAATTAATCGTCTGACTAGACTACAATTTTTTGATCTATTGATGGAATGACAATGAAGAAAACAAAATACCTATTCACTCTATTGACTTGCCTATTTGTCCATCTAAGTGGGGCACAAAACAAACCGAATATTGTCTTGATTAATGTAGATGATATGGGTTGGAAAGATGTGAGCTATATGGGCTCAAAGTTCTATGAAACACCTAATATCGATGATTTGGCATCACAAGGTATCATTTTTTTGAACGGTTATGCAGCTTCTGCGAATTGTGCACCAAGTAGAGCCTGTTTGATGTCTGGACAATGGACGCCAAGACATGGAGTGTATACAGTAGGTCCATCAAATAGAGGAAAAGTAGAAGATAGAAAGCTAATTCCAACGGAAAATACATGGTACCTATCCAAAGATTTTGAGATCATCCCTCAGGTTTTACAAAAGAATGGCTATACAACTTGTCATGCTGGTAAATGGCATGTAGATGATGATCCAACAGGTTTTGGTTTCGATTACAATTATGGAGGTGGGAAAAATGGTCACCCGATAAGCTATTACCCTCCTTATAAAAATGTGAAAAGTTTAGAAGAGGAAGGGGATATGTATTTGACAGACCTTTTAACGAAGAAATCAATTGGATTTATAGAAGAGGCTGAAAAACCATTCTTCTTATATTTCTCTACTTATGCAATTCATACACCGATTAACCCTGTAAGGTCACTGATTCCTAAGTACAGAGCCAAAGAAAAAGATGGAGGGCATAAGAATGTCAATTACGCTACGATGATCGAAAACCTTGACCGAAATATAGGTTTATTGATTGAGAGTTTAAAAGAGAAAGGAGTGTATGAAAACACATTGATCATTTTTACTTCAGACAATGGAGGTTTGCATGGAATCACAGATCAAAAACCACTTAGAGCAGGAAAAGGAAGTTACTATGAAGGAGGGATCAGAGAGCCTTTCTTCTTTGTATGGCCTAATAAATTGAAGAAGCCGAGAACGTCAGATGTTCAAATCACCAATATGGATATCTACCCAACAATCTTAGCTGCTGCAGGTATTAAAGATCACCAAGGAAACCTTGACGGTGATGACTTATTGCCTGTTTTGAAATCAAAAAATAAGAAATTAGAACGTACACTTTTCTGGCATTTCCCTATCTATTTACAAGCCTATGTGATGAAAGGATTTGTACCTGAACACAGAGATCCATTGTTTAGAACTAGACCGGGATCAGCGATGAGAAAAGGCAATTGGAAGCTGCATTATTATTTCGAAGACAAAGGCATTGAGTTATATGATTTAGCCAATGATCTAGGAGAGCAGAACAATATTGCAAGTCAACACCCTGAAGTTGTTAAAGAACTAATGGCTGAATTAGAGCAATGGTGGAAAGAGACAAACGCACCTATTCCTACAGAGTTGAATCCGAAATATCAGCCTCAGAGTAAGTAATTGAAAGAATATAAAGAAGCAAACATTAAAACTAGAGAATTGAATAAGAGCAAATTAAGATTATTAAGATTTAATTTTTTAATCATTGGATTTTTGATGATAGGATGTAAAGGTGATGAACTCACCCTACCTGTTTTTTCTGAAAATCTTACTCTACCTACTTTTTCTGAAAATATTGTTTTTGAAGAATTTAACCAAGATTGTGATTGGGAGCTGAAACAAACTGATGCAGCTAGTATGACATTAGAAAATGGTGGATTAGTGGTAGAGAAATTTCAAAAATCTACTGAAAATAATTTCTGTTTATGGTATGCAAAAAATATAGAAACTTTTGATACATCTAGTGATTTTTCAATGGAGTTTGATGTGGAAATTATAGAAGGTTCACAGGATTATATAGCAGAGTTTGATATTGCATGGGGACAGATAAGTGGTAAAGAAAAATCCTTTTATCAATTTACATTGAGTGATAAAGGAGTATGTAGAATTAATAAATTTGATAATACTATTGATGGTAAATATTGGAGTTATTTGAAGGAGATTACTCTTCTAAACGTGAATGAAGGCGACGTAAATCATATCAATATCATTCAGCATCAAGGAGAAATGTTGGTGATGTTTAATGAAAAGGAAATCTTCGAATTTCAAACATCTACAGTACAAGGAGAAGATATAGGGTTTATTACATGTCAAAAGGTTAAATGGCAACTTGATAATTTAAAAATTACAGATAAAGTATTACCTCAATAAGAAATATAATTTTTAGTTAACCATATTTCATCATTACTAAACCATGGAAATCAAAAGAAACTTCATTTTATTAATTGTATTGATTAGTATATTCTCTTGTACTAAAATTAATAATAAAAGTACTCCAGAACCTGCTTATTCAACAGAATTAGATAGAGCTGCCACTGGAGAATGGTGGAAAGTAGCGAAAGAGGCAAGAGAAGGAAAAATCAAAGCGAAATACAATTTTCCGGATAGTATTGTGGTTACAGGTCGTCATTTTTTAGACTTAGAATGTCCAAGAGATGAGGTAGTAGCATTTGCTCTTTACACAGTGCATGATAATATTTTGAAGTTATCAGCTCAACTCTACCCTTTATTTCCAGAGGAAACTAGAACAGTTCGACTAGAAATTCAAAAAGAAAATGGTGAATGGGAAGAAATACAAATAGCTGAAGTAAATGAGTTAGGCTGGTCTACTTTATTTAGAATAGAAGGTTGGGATGAATCAAAATCAGTTCCTTATCGAGTAAGACATGGTGAGAAAGCATTTTTTGAGGGAGAAATACGAAAAGCTCCTAAGAAAGATGAAATTGTAATGGTAAGTATGTCTTGTAATTCTTCAAGAGATAAAATGGGACGCCCGAATTATATTCGAAATATTAATGCAATTGACCCTGATGTTTTATTTTTCGCTGGCGATCAACATTATGATCACACTGAACATACAGCAGGCTGGATTATGTGGGGGACTCAATTTAAAGATGTAATTAGAAACAGACCAGTAATTACCATACCAGATGATCATGATATTGGACAAGGAAATTTATGGGGTGAAGGTGGTATTAAATCTAAAACTGAACCTGGTGATTGGGGAGGTTATTTTTATGATGCAGAGTATGTAAAGCAAGTTGAAAGATGTCAAACATCTCATCTACCAGACCCATATGATGCAACGCCAATAGCTCAAGGAATCGGTGTTTATTATACCAATTACAGATTAGGAGGAGTTGATTTTGCGATAATCGAGGACCGTAAATTTAAGACTGGACCTAATGGTAAAATTCCTCAGCAAGGACCAAGACCAGATCATATTAGAAATCCAGATTATGATCCAAAAAGTATTGACTTAGATGGCTTAAAATTATTAGGAGACCGTCAACTTGACTTCTTGAATAAGTGGTCGGAAGATTGGACTGATGGAACACAAATGAAAGCAGTTTTATCCCAAAGTCCATTTGCAGGAACTTCGCATATTCATGGAAGACCTGATAATAGGTTGCATGCAGATTTGGATTGCCATGGGTGGCCTCAAAAAGGGAGAAACAGAGCGCTTAAAGAAATAAGAAAAAGTTTCTCAGTTCATATTACTGGTGATCAACATTTAAGTACACTTTTACATTATGGTATTGATGAATACAATGATGGACCATGGTCTATTGTTTCTCCTGCAATTGTCAATAGTATTTATGGAAGATATTGGCACCCTGAAGATGAAAAAGCGGGAGGAAATGCAGAGAAGAATGCACCA comes from the Flammeovirga agarivorans genome and includes:
- a CDS encoding sulfatase is translated as MKKTKYLFTLLTCLFVHLSGAQNKPNIVLINVDDMGWKDVSYMGSKFYETPNIDDLASQGIIFLNGYAASANCAPSRACLMSGQWTPRHGVYTVGPSNRGKVEDRKLIPTENTWYLSKDFEIIPQVLQKNGYTTCHAGKWHVDDDPTGFGFDYNYGGGKNGHPISYYPPYKNVKSLEEEGDMYLTDLLTKKSIGFIEEAEKPFFLYFSTYAIHTPINPVRSLIPKYRAKEKDGGHKNVNYATMIENLDRNIGLLIESLKEKGVYENTLIIFTSDNGGLHGITDQKPLRAGKGSYYEGGIREPFFFVWPNKLKKPRTSDVQITNMDIYPTILAAAGIKDHQGNLDGDDLLPVLKSKNKKLERTLFWHFPIYLQAYVMKGFVPEHRDPLFRTRPGSAMRKGNWKLHYYFEDKGIELYDLANDLGEQNNIASQHPEVVKELMAELEQWWKETNAPIPTELNPKYQPQSK
- a CDS encoding sulfatase-like hydrolase/transferase; the encoded protein is MKLFIYNLFLLSVLISNAFAQKSEKPNVLLIYCDDLGPGVLGSYGQKLIATPNIDKLAKDGMLFTSAYGANVCSPARASMLTGLHNGHAPRHTPGGLQNELSIGVIDQATFDKKVTIKSNQGHYYIGQMAQSAGYNTAYIGKLGFGYSDTKEMIDSYGFDYHVGLYDAVMCWSFYPPYYRLNGETIPLPNNPKLTKREPNCPLVGGENMTYVEDVWVDHALKYMEEKKDEPFFMIYATQLPHGPASIAPKDFKYKGHEGWTKKEQVFASMIYKLDQSVGKLLDKLDELNLSDNTVVIFTGDNGHEPQSYVNMNPNAKDPDIVYDYSSNTFDQSKVKKEKKKEYWNGHHQGEDIFEGTLGRRGIKRHNHEGGITIPYIAKWPKHIKAGKKSDFIITDYDIMPTVADLMGVNLEVTDGISYLPTLLGKGKQKSHDFIFFKCTTGVSQDVIIKDGWKLINERDIEKSDFETQEKVYKWALYHLDKDPYEKKDLAAKYPEKVKELKALIRQQNQPLSRAN
- a CDS encoding alpha/beta hydrolase family protein, with the translated sequence MKELIIKYLTTLLLICGLFLQSNAQKSASDVWKDYDPRAEDLNIEVIKKWENNYGTIEYVRYSVGKLEGTNRSANPIMAAYFGYPKDAKNVPGIVHIHGGGQKAEKSRVETWMKMGYACISINWGEKPFENGLPNTEWDGLAVGFLGKAEGLGFENKVKPREHTLYKEENPFNSSWVPISISARRAITFLEEREEVDPNRIGVEGHSMGGFATVMTANDDRIKAAAPSVGGSGYLMNDMWGLPKSRRHMREDDGLDLYQKTIASHAYWPLIKTPILFLGATNDFNSPTENIIKSMSLLPEGTENMLVLTPHLNHRFTEETNAARFLWMDAHVKGDFKFPKTSSSELKLKTKKGIPVFTVEVDKSTDLPIEKVEIFYGYSRDPRNRFFHTAVNVTEKKGKYSAECPVFDVDEPLFAFANITYKIERTIPSYPGKEETNFFTISSEYQIAYPEDIKAAKVKATERRHAVIDDFSDDMQDWYTLFRHNYRHWLFGTRKLMDPCFMGPEGGKLQIQLETTEANNKVAIGIETNTWQNYTGRRKENFYAVVNLPEKGLNTITLTAEDFRTNGKKPLKDWDEITELTIFPASNINNSMKVEQKWEGDTPTMKSMKWIGGDYSKWRRIYPHEKRGDASVQKTISFDNEFQDAIDKSVSNEDLDQELK